The genomic interval GCACCTTCAAGGCGCACATATACTTTTGCATCTTTAATACCAAGTAAAGTAATATCACCGCCATCAAGCGTAAGTGTAGGACGCACTTTTTGGATAACTATTTCAACAGGCATTTTAAGCTCTTCATCACTAAAAGGAAACACTCAAACTCCTTATGATTCTATAATTTAATATACAATTTTAACGTATTTTTTCAAATACTAGAAAATCAAAGAATTGTTTATAAATGATACAAAATGATAATTTTAAAGTAAAAAACCTCAAAACCCTCTTTATTATTTATAATAAATCCTTATAGAATAAAAGCTAGAAAACTAAGATAATATTAAGGAGTAAAATTATGAACAAAATGTTGGCATTAATCTTAGGTTGCATCATAGGTTTTGGTTTTTTGGG from Helicobacter hepaticus ATCC 51449 carries:
- a CDS encoding NifU family protein, translated to MFPFSDEELKMPVEIVIQKVRPTLTLDGGDITLLGIKDAKVYVRLEGACKGCPSSANTLKYAIENRLKEEIHPDIAIVNVQHGKEADFQIG